Proteins encoded in a region of the Pigmentiphaga litoralis genome:
- a CDS encoding glycosyltransferase has product MLCPNVTFVVFTYNEQQRITRVLQNFAGIGPILVVDNDSTDQTADIARSFGATVLLNKNQGWVEDEVTAARVKEAVQTDWIYWGFADEMIDHETAGAIAAAVDSNDYDIVNITRKNYYYGKFCHDAFADRMNRIFRKAAIDFNGNVIHGFGKVTVPESRIKMLDDRYFVHHFISNVAKSYILTMDRYTDVQASPSLYRSPLRLVLASLKMALTQYVLRGGYKAGPAGAFLTANCAFYGWMLSMKAYEKAHGVDRPSIEASNDTVRDHVLQSFKAK; this is encoded by the coding sequence GTGCTCTGCCCTAACGTCACCTTTGTTGTTTTCACTTATAACGAACAACAACGCATTACTAGAGTCCTGCAGAACTTCGCGGGCATCGGCCCGATACTGGTGGTTGACAACGACAGTACGGACCAGACTGCAGACATCGCCCGCTCATTCGGCGCAACGGTGTTGCTGAACAAGAACCAAGGGTGGGTCGAAGACGAAGTAACCGCCGCACGCGTCAAGGAAGCGGTACAGACCGACTGGATCTATTGGGGGTTTGCAGACGAAATGATCGATCATGAAACCGCTGGTGCGATTGCTGCTGCTGTTGACTCGAACGACTACGACATCGTTAATATCACCCGGAAAAACTACTATTACGGCAAGTTTTGCCACGATGCTTTTGCCGATCGCATGAACCGGATTTTCCGTAAAGCCGCCATTGACTTCAATGGCAATGTGATTCACGGTTTCGGCAAGGTCACCGTCCCGGAATCCCGTATCAAGATGCTGGACGATCGTTATTTTGTGCACCACTTCATCTCGAACGTCGCAAAGTCCTACATTCTGACCATGGATCGTTATACCGACGTGCAGGCGTCACCGAGCCTTTATCGTTCGCCTCTGCGCCTCGTGCTGGCGTCCCTCAAAATGGCTCTGACGCAGTATGTCCTTCGCGGCGGCTACAAAGCGGGGCCCGCAGGCGCCTTTCTGACCGCCAATTGCGCTTTCTACGGTTGGATGCTTTCCATGAAGGCTTACGAGAAAGCCCATGGAGTGGACCGCCCTTCCATCGAGGCCAGCAACGACACGGTGCGCGACCACGTTCTCCAGAGCTTCAAAGCCAAATGA